A stretch of the Aegilops tauschii subsp. strangulata cultivar AL8/78 chromosome 4, Aet v6.0, whole genome shotgun sequence genome encodes the following:
- the LOC109735730 gene encoding uncharacterized protein isoform X2, producing the protein MGMNAVGAPPGGGSGRRASGRTHCSPLAALPTTRPSPWSSSTSSLFKLGLSSARLASFDCTLLRSIVVTLVCLMGDAGSGCTISPVAASTFCSLLRLCFTHQGTELL; encoded by the exons ATGGGGATGAACGCGGTGGGGGCGCCGCCGGGGGGCGGATCGGGGCGGCGAGCGAGCGGGAGAACACACTGCTCTCCTTTGGCCGCGCTGCCGACCACGCGGCCGTCGCCATGGTCGAGTTCGACGTCCAG CTTGTTTAAGCTTGGACTCTCGTCGGCTCGTCTCGCTTCCTTCGACTGTACTCTGCTGCGATCTATTGTGGTGACCCTTGTTTGCTTGATGGGCGACGCTGGTTCAG GTTGTACGATCTCGCCCGTTGCTGCGTCCACGTTCTGCTCGTTGCTTCGTCTCTGTTTTACTCATCAAG GAACAGAACTGTTATAG
- the LOC109735730 gene encoding uncharacterized protein isoform X1 has product MGMNAVGAPPGGGSGRRASGRTHCSPLAALPTTRPSPWSSSTSSLFKLGLSSARLASFDCTLLRSIVVTLVCLMGDAGSGCTISPVAASTFCSLLRLCFTHQGDGSSIYKVYH; this is encoded by the exons ATGGGGATGAACGCGGTGGGGGCGCCGCCGGGGGGCGGATCGGGGCGGCGAGCGAGCGGGAGAACACACTGCTCTCCTTTGGCCGCGCTGCCGACCACGCGGCCGTCGCCATGGTCGAGTTCGACGTCCAG CTTGTTTAAGCTTGGACTCTCGTCGGCTCGTCTCGCTTCCTTCGACTGTACTCTGCTGCGATCTATTGTGGTGACCCTTGTTTGCTTGATGGGCGACGCTGGTTCAG GTTGTACGATCTCGCCCGTTGCTGCGTCCACGTTCTGCTCGTTGCTTCGTCTCTGTTTTACTCATCAAG GAGATGGCAGCAGTATATACAAAGTATATCACTAA